One genomic region from Flagellimonas oceani encodes:
- a CDS encoding SusC/RagA family TonB-linked outer membrane protein, which translates to MFLTLAAMFSCIVAFGQTITGTVSDTSGTPLPGVTIVVSGANIGTTTDFDGNYSINASSGQVLRFSYIGMKPKDITVGSETTLNVVLEEDSTQLDEVVVTAFGISQEKKALGYAVQSVDAEAIANTKQSNLVNSLQGQVAGVQITNSGGAPGQSARIIIRGINSLDPNADNQPLFVVDGVPIDNSTVESPNTPRGLSNRAADINPADVESMSVLKGAAATALYGVRAANGAVIITTKKGKKGKVSINLNTSVGFEELNRLPKLQKEYGQGFSGEYDPSSFWPSWGAPIDQVALSEPGHKYQDNWNRAFNTGMQTDHSISISGGGDKATFYASLGRFDQKGIIPFSTWDRTTAKISGTVTMNEKFNFGGSINYSNSGGNRVPHDRFMERMMYWAETQDVRDYINEDGTMKTYGNTNPIYDARFSTYKDDVNRIIGNLNFNYSPLEWLTLSYRIGTDFYSDSRTEITPGPKGIDGELPLDSEGFMEETRINSRDITSNFYITLNNEFGDDLTTTLRLGNDIFERKYDRLTSRGELFIIPEFYNLNNTSRIFSDQGKSIRRLVGFYGDLMLNYKDYLFLNVTGRNDISSTLPKDNNSFFYPSVNLGYVFTEHFDAPTWFTFGKVRASWAQVGKDTNPHILGSTFVSPGHFPLDGQVGFSRNSEFGDPLLKPELTTSMEFGAQLSFFDSRLDLDFTYYKSNAEDQIIPVPISDATGFSSYITNAGEIQNSGFEIVLGADIVRNEDFTWKTTANLSMNNNEVKSIREGIDEIIVGNQFGYVGSTVTMKLIEGEAYGNLYGTSYQRFGADEESIFLQRNLPTVIGEDGFPVRNLDQLILGNAVPKWIGGLKNEFTYKNFDFSFLIDFRADVDQYNQYDNFLSAFGKNEYTLARNDFRVFDGVLADGTPNTQEVWLGQGVGPDGRDYGAGYWRNAYRGVSENFVQDASFIKLRNISLAYNLDGRALAKLPFTSLRISLAANNIILYTPWDGFDPESFSAGAGGNAIGFTGLGFPGTQSYFLTFNFGI; encoded by the coding sequence ATGTTTTTAACATTAGCAGCAATGTTCTCATGCATTGTTGCGTTTGGTCAGACCATTACGGGTACCGTATCCGATACTTCGGGCACACCTTTACCTGGGGTGACCATTGTGGTGAGTGGTGCCAATATAGGTACAACTACCGATTTTGATGGAAATTATTCCATAAACGCCTCAAGCGGGCAAGTATTACGATTTTCCTATATAGGAATGAAGCCAAAGGACATTACAGTGGGTTCTGAAACCACATTGAATGTAGTTCTGGAGGAAGATTCAACACAACTGGATGAGGTTGTGGTTACTGCATTTGGTATCTCCCAAGAGAAGAAAGCTTTGGGTTATGCAGTGCAGAGTGTAGATGCAGAAGCTATAGCCAACACAAAACAGTCTAATCTTGTTAATTCGTTGCAAGGGCAGGTAGCTGGTGTTCAAATTACCAATTCTGGAGGAGCACCGGGCCAAAGCGCTAGAATTATAATAAGGGGAATCAATTCTCTTGATCCAAATGCGGACAACCAACCGCTTTTTGTCGTGGATGGTGTGCCCATTGACAATTCCACAGTAGAATCGCCAAACACACCAAGGGGACTATCTAATAGGGCCGCTGATATTAACCCGGCTGATGTCGAGTCCATGTCAGTTTTGAAAGGTGCAGCGGCAACAGCTCTTTATGGAGTAAGGGCCGCAAATGGGGCGGTTATTATCACTACAAAGAAAGGAAAGAAAGGAAAGGTGAGCATTAACCTTAATACTTCTGTCGGATTTGAGGAACTCAATCGCTTGCCCAAACTCCAAAAGGAATATGGTCAAGGTTTTAGCGGGGAATACGACCCGTCAAGTTTTTGGCCAAGCTGGGGAGCTCCTATCGACCAGGTTGCTTTAAGCGAACCCGGGCATAAATACCAAGATAATTGGAATAGGGCTTTTAATACAGGGATGCAAACAGACCATAGTATAAGTATTTCCGGAGGGGGAGATAAAGCAACATTTTATGCATCATTGGGACGTTTTGACCAGAAAGGGATTATTCCTTTTAGTACTTGGGATAGGACTACTGCAAAAATATCGGGAACGGTCACAATGAACGAAAAGTTCAATTTTGGAGGCTCTATAAATTACTCCAACTCAGGGGGAAATAGGGTTCCTCACGATCGTTTTATGGAAAGGATGATGTATTGGGCGGAAACTCAAGATGTAAGGGATTATATAAATGAAGATGGGACAATGAAGACCTATGGAAACACCAATCCAATTTATGATGCACGTTTTAGTACATACAAGGATGATGTAAATAGGATAATCGGTAACCTGAACTTTAATTACAGTCCGTTGGAATGGTTAACCCTTTCTTACCGTATAGGGACTGATTTTTACAGCGATTCCAGAACTGAAATCACCCCAGGGCCTAAAGGTATAGATGGGGAATTGCCATTGGATTCGGAAGGCTTTATGGAGGAAACACGTATAAACAGTAGAGATATAACCTCCAATTTTTATATCACACTGAACAATGAATTTGGTGATGACCTAACAACCACTCTGAGGTTGGGGAACGATATATTTGAAAGGAAATACGATAGGTTGACCTCAAGGGGCGAGCTTTTCATTATTCCCGAATTTTATAATCTCAATAACACCAGCAGAATATTCTCGGACCAAGGGAAAAGCATAAGAAGATTGGTCGGTTTTTATGGAGATCTAATGTTGAACTATAAAGACTACCTGTTTTTGAATGTAACTGGCCGAAATGATATTTCTTCAACGCTCCCCAAAGACAATAATTCATTCTTTTATCCATCAGTTAATTTGGGCTATGTGTTCACAGAGCATTTTGATGCCCCTACATGGTTCACTTTTGGAAAAGTAAGGGCATCATGGGCACAGGTAGGTAAAGATACAAACCCCCACATACTTGGTTCAACGTTTGTTTCACCAGGTCATTTTCCGCTGGACGGACAAGTCGGGTTTAGTAGAAATAGTGAATTTGGAGACCCATTACTAAAACCAGAATTAACAACATCAATGGAGTTTGGTGCACAGCTATCCTTTTTTGATAGTCGATTGGATTTGGATTTTACTTATTATAAATCCAATGCAGAAGATCAAATCATCCCAGTGCCTATTTCCGATGCAACCGGATTCTCTTCCTACATAACCAATGCAGGAGAAATTCAGAATAGTGGATTTGAGATTGTTTTGGGAGCTGATATTGTTCGTAATGAGGATTTTACTTGGAAAACAACGGCCAACCTATCCATGAACAACAACGAGGTCAAATCCATAAGGGAAGGTATTGATGAAATCATTGTGGGAAACCAATTTGGTTATGTTGGAAGTACGGTCACCATGAAACTGATAGAAGGAGAGGCCTATGGAAACCTATATGGAACAAGCTATCAAAGATTTGGGGCGGACGAAGAGTCTATATTCCTACAGCGTAATTTGCCCACGGTAATCGGAGAGGATGGCTTCCCTGTTCGGAATTTGGATCAGCTTATACTCGGTAACGCAGTTCCCAAGTGGATAGGAGGTTTAAAAAACGAGTTTACCTATAAGAATTTTGATTTTAGCTTTTTGATAGACTTTAGGGCAGATGTAGATCAATATAACCAGTATGATAACTTTTTGTCGGCCTTTGGTAAAAATGAATATACCCTAGCTAGGAACGATTTTCGTGTTTTTGACGGGGTTTTGGCGGACGGAACACCAAATACCCAAGAAGTTTGGTTGGGACAAGGTGTGGGCCCCGATGGCAGGGACTATGGTGCGGGCTATTGGAGAAATGCCTATAGGGGGGTCAGTGAAAATTTTGTACAGGACGCTAGCTTCATTAAATTAAGGAACATATCATTGGCATATAATTTAGATGGCAGGGCACTTGCTAAGTTACCCTTCACTTCATTGCGAATATCATTGGCAGCGAACAATATCATTTTATATACACCATGGGATGGTTTCGACCCAGAGTCATTTTCTGCAGGTGCTGGAGGAAATGCCATAGGTTTTACTGGTCTTGGTTTTCCGGGCACACAGAGCTATTTTCTAACATTTAATTTTGGAATATAA
- the trxB gene encoding thioredoxin-disulfide reductase codes for MSEQVERIKTLIIGSGPAGYTAAIYASRADLKPVMYTGLEPGGQLTTTTEVDNFPGYPEGIDGPTMMMQLQQQAERFGTEVRIGMVTAVELSDEVGGIHKITVDDATELEAETVIISTGASAKYLNIPSEQRLRGGGVSACAVCDGFFYKGQEVAIVGAGDTAAEEASYLANICTKVTMLVRKDHMRASKAMQHRVNSIDNIEIRYNTEVDEVLGDQVVEGLRIVNNETGEKEEISITGLFIAIGHKPNTDVFKGQLDMDETGYIITQPKSTKTNKPGVFASGDAQDKIYRQAVTAAGTGCMAALDAERYLAAVESKEMLAS; via the coding sequence ATGTCAGAACAAGTGGAAAGAATAAAAACATTGATCATTGGGTCGGGGCCTGCGGGCTATACAGCGGCCATTTATGCCTCTAGGGCAGATTTAAAACCGGTAATGTATACAGGACTGGAGCCTGGCGGACAGTTGACCACTACAACAGAGGTTGACAATTTTCCAGGGTACCCAGAAGGGATAGATGGACCCACCATGATGATGCAATTGCAACAACAGGCCGAACGGTTTGGCACCGAAGTAAGAATAGGAATGGTAACGGCGGTGGAGTTAAGCGACGAAGTCGGGGGAATCCATAAAATTACTGTGGACGATGCTACCGAACTTGAAGCGGAGACCGTTATTATCTCAACAGGAGCTTCGGCCAAATATCTGAATATTCCAAGCGAGCAGCGTTTACGTGGCGGAGGAGTATCTGCATGCGCCGTGTGTGACGGCTTTTTCTACAAAGGTCAAGAAGTGGCAATCGTAGGGGCAGGAGACACTGCTGCGGAAGAAGCCTCTTACTTGGCAAACATCTGTACCAAGGTAACCATGTTGGTGCGCAAGGATCACATGAGGGCATCCAAGGCCATGCAGCATAGGGTGAACAGTATCGATAACATTGAAATCAGGTACAATACCGAAGTGGATGAAGTACTGGGCGACCAAGTTGTGGAAGGGCTAAGAATCGTCAACAATGAAACAGGTGAGAAAGAGGAGATTTCCATTACCGGATTGTTCATTGCCATTGGCCATAAGCCCAATACCGATGTGTTCAAAGGTCAATTGGATATGGATGAGACAGGTTATATCATTACACAACCAAAGTCCACCAAAACCAATAAACCCGGTGTGTTTGCCAGCGGTGATGCCCAGGACAAAATATACAGACAAGCAGTCACTGCGGCCGGAACAGGCTGTATGGCGGCTTTGGATGCAGAGCGCTATTTGGCGGCTGTAGAGAGCAAGGAAATGTTGGCTTCGTAG
- the rimK gene encoding 30S ribosomal protein S6--L-glutamate ligase produces MNDLKILGSEEWCRFDDLGIPAIKARVDSGAKTSSIQASKIKIFNKGLEEWVRFEVNPVQDNRSISLLCQAKLVDVRNVKSSQGIAEERPVIRTSVSIAGKSYEIDLTLANRDTMEYRMLLGREAMNDRFLVNPSESFIQGDITEEQLEQKYKPYTTEKKGLRIGLLASNPNLYSNKRIIEAGEMRGHKVVFLNVEHVYMKLDASTPEIRYRGGNILDKFDAVIPRIKPAVTFYGCALLRQFDTLGVYCLNSADSIGRSRDKLFASQMFSKNDIHIPTTGFAKSPMDTKDLIRMVSGAPLIIKLLESTQGKGVVLAETNKAAESVINAFKSVQTNILVQEFIKEANGHDIRCFVVNGKVVASMQRTAQKGEFRANIHQGGAASKVKITPEERKLAIKSAKVFNLDVAGVDLIRSNKGPLLLEVNSSPGLEGIENTTGKDIANVMIETIERKLKYKH; encoded by the coding sequence TTGAACGATTTAAAAATATTGGGTAGCGAAGAATGGTGCCGTTTTGATGATTTGGGAATTCCGGCCATAAAGGCAAGAGTGGATTCCGGCGCAAAAACATCATCGATTCAAGCCAGTAAGATCAAAATTTTTAACAAGGGGCTGGAAGAATGGGTCAGGTTCGAGGTCAATCCCGTTCAAGACAACAGGAGCATATCCTTATTATGCCAGGCCAAACTGGTCGATGTCCGTAATGTTAAGAGCTCACAGGGCATCGCAGAGGAGCGCCCCGTAATAAGGACTTCGGTGAGCATTGCCGGTAAAAGTTATGAAATAGACCTTACCTTGGCCAATAGGGATACCATGGAGTACCGAATGTTGTTGGGTCGCGAGGCCATGAACGACAGGTTTTTGGTGAATCCTTCCGAAAGTTTTATTCAGGGAGACATCACGGAAGAGCAATTGGAACAAAAATATAAGCCCTACACAACCGAAAAAAAGGGACTTAGAATAGGGCTTTTGGCCAGCAACCCCAATCTTTACAGCAACAAAAGAATCATTGAAGCAGGCGAAATGCGTGGTCATAAAGTGGTTTTTTTGAACGTGGAGCATGTATACATGAAATTGGACGCATCTACACCGGAAATCAGGTACCGCGGCGGAAACATTCTTGATAAGTTCGATGCCGTGATTCCAAGGATAAAGCCTGCGGTCACATTTTATGGTTGTGCCTTGTTGCGACAGTTTGATACCCTTGGGGTCTATTGTTTAAACTCGGCCGACTCCATTGGTAGATCAAGGGACAAGCTTTTCGCATCGCAAATGTTTTCCAAGAACGATATACACATACCTACCACAGGTTTTGCCAAATCGCCTATGGATACCAAGGACCTTATTAGGATGGTTAGCGGAGCTCCGTTGATCATCAAACTATTGGAGAGCACACAGGGCAAGGGCGTTGTGCTTGCAGAAACCAATAAGGCCGCGGAAAGTGTGATAAATGCTTTTAAAAGCGTACAGACCAATATTTTGGTCCAAGAATTTATCAAGGAGGCCAATGGGCACGATATTCGTTGCTTTGTAGTGAATGGCAAAGTTGTGGCCTCTATGCAGCGTACCGCCCAAAAAGGAGAATTTAGGGCGAATATTCACCAAGGAGGCGCGGCATCCAAGGTCAAAATAACTCCAGAAGAGCGCAAATTGGCCATAAAATCTGCAAAAGTGTTCAATTTGGATGTTGCCGGGGTAGACCTTATTAGATCCAATAAAGGCCCTTTGCTCTTGGAAGTTAACTCTTCACCCGGATTGGAGGGTATCGAAAATACCACAGGAAAGGACATTGCCAATGTAATGATCGAAACCATCGAAAGAAAGTTAAAATACAAGCATTAA
- a CDS encoding RMD1 family protein — MALHLATSTNILACRRALNKELIYGDRDELFYSDASRYLYIFRYGVVSFFGYSENEISELLMEIKPFCEEWRQSDITETMDMALVSDREKATIDNDKVILPKSNVEGIRLALLHLSQSVALDYYAGLSEQAMKETRQHTTYLEQKGKLDLGGKKLKRHIAKVLNINNQISENLYIFDSHEVVWEDMELDRLDKGLKQIFDLKERYRNIKEQGIVIKENLSLFMNIMDHRESSRLEWIIIILILVEVVDLFIMRLIS, encoded by the coding sequence ATGGCTCTTCACCTGGCAACAAGCACCAATATACTTGCCTGTCGGAGAGCTTTGAACAAGGAATTGATTTATGGCGATAGGGATGAACTTTTTTATTCCGATGCATCACGTTACCTTTATATTTTCAGATATGGTGTTGTTTCCTTTTTTGGGTACTCCGAAAACGAAATATCCGAATTATTGATGGAAATCAAGCCATTTTGTGAAGAGTGGCGGCAATCGGACATTACAGAGACCATGGACATGGCGCTCGTGTCCGATCGCGAAAAGGCAACCATAGATAATGACAAGGTGATCTTGCCAAAATCAAATGTGGAAGGTATTCGTTTGGCATTGTTGCATCTGTCCCAGTCCGTGGCCCTGGATTATTATGCGGGACTTTCGGAACAAGCGATGAAGGAGACCCGGCAGCACACCACCTATCTGGAACAAAAAGGTAAACTGGACTTGGGGGGCAAGAAGTTGAAACGCCACATTGCAAAAGTGTTGAACATCAACAATCAAATCTCTGAAAACCTCTATATTTTTGATTCCCACGAAGTAGTGTGGGAAGACATGGAACTGGACCGATTGGACAAGGGTTTAAAACAAATCTTTGATTTAAAGGAAAGGTACCGGAATATTAAGGAGCAGGGAATAGTGATCAAGGAAAACCTCAGTCTGTTCATGAATATTATGGACCACAGGGAAAGCAGCAGACTGGAGTGGATCATTATTATTTTGATCTTGGTCGAGGTGGTCGACCTGTTTATTATGAGATTAATCAGTTAA
- a CDS encoding deoxyhypusine synthase family protein yields MSNKGEISQFIQKYFLHFNSAALVDAAKGYEDQLNKGSKMLVSLAGAMSTAELGKIFAEMIRTDKVHIISCTGANLEEDLMNLVAHSHYKRVPNYRDLTPQEEWDLLENGLNRVTDTCIPEEEAFRRLQKHIYDIWKDAEAKGERYFPHEFMYKLLLSGVLEQYYEIDIKDSWMYAAAEKNLPIVVPGWEDSTMGNIFASYVIKGELKASTMKSGIEYMTFLADWYMNNSKKGIGFFQIGGGIAGDFPICVVPMLYQDLEQTETPFWSYFCQISDSTTSYGSYSGAVPNEKITWGKLDIDTPKFIVESDATIVAPLIFAYLLDM; encoded by the coding sequence ATGAGTAACAAAGGAGAAATATCACAATTTATACAAAAATACTTTTTGCACTTTAACTCGGCAGCCCTAGTGGACGCTGCCAAGGGGTACGAAGACCAATTGAACAAGGGCTCCAAAATGTTGGTGTCCCTCGCCGGAGCAATGAGTACCGCTGAACTTGGAAAAATATTCGCAGAAATGATCCGTACCGACAAGGTTCACATTATTTCATGTACAGGTGCCAACCTTGAGGAGGATTTGATGAACCTTGTGGCCCACTCACATTACAAAAGAGTGCCCAATTATAGGGACCTTACCCCGCAGGAAGAATGGGATTTGCTGGAAAACGGGCTAAACCGTGTAACCGATACCTGTATTCCCGAGGAAGAGGCTTTTAGAAGATTGCAAAAACACATCTACGATATTTGGAAGGATGCAGAAGCCAAGGGAGAGCGTTATTTTCCACACGAGTTCATGTACAAACTGTTGCTTTCCGGAGTGTTGGAGCAGTATTATGAAATAGATATCAAGGATTCATGGATGTATGCAGCTGCCGAAAAAAACCTGCCTATCGTTGTGCCGGGCTGGGAAGATAGCACCATGGGAAATATATTTGCCAGCTACGTGATCAAAGGCGAATTGAAGGCGAGCACCATGAAATCCGGTATTGAATATATGACGTTCTTGGCCGATTGGTACATGAACAACTCTAAAAAAGGCATCGGCTTCTTCCAAATAGGAGGAGGTATTGCAGGGGATTTCCCAATTTGTGTGGTTCCCATGCTCTATCAGGATCTGGAACAGACCGAAACGCCGTTTTGGAGCTATTTTTGCCAAATCAGCGATTCCACCACAAGCTACGGATCATATTCCGGGGCAGTTCCCAACGAAAAGATTACTTGGGGCAAATTGGATATCGATACACCCAAATTTATTGTTGAATCGGATGCGACCATTGTGGCACCATTGATTTTTGCTTACTTATTAGACATGTAA
- the speB gene encoding agmatinase, translating to MKTERTYAGIPKEYGSAEKAKVVLLPVPYDGTSTWGKGADKGPEAFLEASENMEIYDIETDSEVYKQGIYLADTLENFETPDAMVETVHKTVKDYIKRGKLVTMVGGEHSISIGAIRAFSECVEDLTVLQIDAHADLRKEYGGTKYNHACAMYEAKETTNLVQVGIRSMDYTETLVMDRDNVFFAHEMISEDFWMDSALDLMTDNVYITFDLDAFDPSILPSTGTPEPGGLFWYETLDFLKRVFKEKNVVGLDIVELCPNDIDRSSDFLAAKLYYKMLSYKFSNNNEYMDENFEDDDDFKKSKNNLEDYDE from the coding sequence ATGAAAACAGAAAGAACGTATGCCGGAATCCCAAAGGAATACGGCTCGGCCGAAAAGGCCAAAGTAGTACTGTTGCCCGTGCCATACGATGGTACCAGTACTTGGGGAAAAGGTGCGGACAAAGGTCCAGAAGCCTTTTTGGAAGCCTCCGAAAACATGGAGATTTATGATATCGAGACCGATAGCGAGGTCTATAAACAAGGGATTTATTTGGCAGATACTCTGGAAAATTTTGAAACTCCGGATGCCATGGTGGAAACCGTGCATAAAACCGTAAAGGACTATATAAAACGGGGCAAGTTAGTGACCATGGTCGGCGGTGAACATTCGATTTCTATTGGGGCCATAAGGGCTTTTAGTGAATGCGTGGAAGACCTTACCGTATTACAGATCGATGCCCATGCCGATTTGCGCAAAGAGTACGGAGGAACAAAATACAACCACGCCTGTGCCATGTACGAGGCCAAGGAAACCACAAATCTGGTCCAAGTCGGCATCCGTAGTATGGATTACACCGAAACCTTGGTTATGGACAGGGACAATGTATTCTTTGCCCATGAAATGATTTCAGAGGATTTCTGGATGGATTCCGCACTGGATTTGATGACGGACAACGTGTATATCACATTTGATCTGGATGCATTCGATCCTTCCATATTGCCATCGACAGGTACACCGGAACCAGGAGGACTCTTTTGGTACGAGACCCTCGACTTTTTAAAAAGGGTTTTTAAGGAGAAAAACGTGGTAGGTTTAGATATCGTGGAACTTTGCCCGAATGATATCGATAGATCTTCCGATTTCTTGGCGGCAAAGCTCTATTATAAAATGTTGAGCTATAAATTTTCAAATAACAACGAATACATGGATGAAAATTTTGAGGACGATGACGACTTCAAAAAATCCAAAAACAATTTAGAGGATTACGATGAGTAA
- a CDS encoding arginine decarboxylase: MKTKYIDLIEQTYDFPQQEFQLEDNKLQFHGIDLYGLAQKYGTPLKFTYLPKISDNIQRAKSWFGSAIKKHRYAGKYHYCYCTKSSHFEHVLNEALKNDIHIETSSAFDINIVEHLKKSGRITKDTYVICNGFKRDQYIQNIARLINDGHKKCIPIIDNYEEINLLGDAIEGKFQIGIRIASEEEPKFEFYTSRLGIGYKNIVPFFNQSIKPNEQVELKMLHFFINTGIRDTAYYWNELLKCLKVYISLKKVCPTLDSLNIGGGFPIKNSLAFEYDYEYMVDEIIHQIGQACEEAGVDVPNIFTEFGSFTVGESGGNIYEVLYQKQQNDREKWNMINSSFITTMPDSWAISKRFIMLSINRWNDEYERILLGGLTCDSDDYYNSEQHMNAIYLPKYRKDKPLYIGFFNTGAYQETIGGFGGLQHCLIPHPKHILINRDEEGNIKTSVFAEQQTAGEFLSILGYESKKTAEVKVKANTISVPSNN, from the coding sequence ATGAAAACAAAATACATCGATTTAATCGAGCAGACTTATGATTTTCCGCAACAGGAATTTCAATTGGAAGACAACAAATTACAATTTCACGGCATAGATCTTTACGGACTCGCCCAAAAGTACGGCACTCCCCTAAAGTTTACCTATTTGCCCAAAATATCGGATAACATTCAACGGGCAAAAAGTTGGTTCGGTTCCGCTATAAAAAAGCACAGGTACGCAGGTAAATACCATTATTGTTATTGTACCAAAAGCTCTCATTTTGAGCACGTGCTCAATGAGGCACTTAAAAATGATATTCATATCGAAACCTCTTCGGCCTTCGATATCAATATTGTGGAACATTTAAAGAAGAGCGGTAGAATAACCAAGGATACTTATGTGATCTGTAATGGCTTTAAAAGGGACCAGTACATTCAAAATATAGCCCGTTTGATCAATGACGGACATAAAAAATGTATCCCTATCATAGACAATTATGAGGAAATCAATTTGTTGGGAGATGCCATAGAAGGTAAATTTCAGATAGGGATTCGCATTGCATCCGAAGAAGAGCCCAAGTTCGAATTTTATACATCCAGATTGGGTATTGGCTATAAGAACATAGTTCCGTTCTTTAACCAATCCATAAAACCCAATGAGCAGGTGGAGCTGAAAATGCTGCATTTCTTTATAAACACGGGTATCAGGGATACGGCCTATTATTGGAACGAGCTTTTAAAATGTTTGAAGGTGTACATCAGCCTAAAAAAAGTATGCCCTACGTTGGATAGCTTGAACATAGGAGGTGGCTTCCCCATCAAAAATTCATTGGCCTTTGAGTATGATTACGAGTATATGGTGGATGAGATCATCCATCAAATTGGACAGGCCTGTGAAGAGGCCGGAGTGGATGTCCCCAACATCTTTACCGAGTTCGGAAGTTTTACCGTAGGGGAAAGCGGGGGCAATATTTACGAGGTGCTCTATCAAAAACAACAGAACGACCGTGAAAAGTGGAACATGATCAATTCCTCGTTTATTACCACAATGCCAGATTCTTGGGCCATAAGCAAGCGTTTCATCATGTTGTCCATAAACCGATGGAACGATGAGTATGAGCGTATTCTTTTGGGCGGACTTACCTGCGATAGCGACGATTATTACAATTCGGAGCAGCACATGAACGCCATTTATCTGCCCAAATATAGAAAGGACAAACCCTTGTACATAGGTTTTTTCAATACGGGGGCCTACCAAGAAACCATTGGGGGGTTTGGAGGACTGCAACACTGTCTTATTCCCCATCCCAAGCACATTCTCATCAATAGGGACGAGGAGGGCAATATAAAAACATCTGTATTTGCAGAGCAGCAAACGGCCGGTGAATTTTTGTCCATTCTCGGTTATGAAAGCAAAAAAACGGCCGAAGTAAAGGTAAAGGCCAATACTATATCAGTACCTAGCAATAATTGA